In Leptospira ellinghausenii, the genomic stretch TTCTCGTCATTGATGCAGTTAGGAAAGGTTACCAAAGTATTGGAAACCAAATCGACAATTTTCGTGAATTCCAAAGTTTACCTGAATTACACAAAGCAGTCATACAATCCGATCTAGATAAAGTTAAAAAAATTGTTTCTGCCGGTGCAAACCTAGAGGCAAAAGACAAAAATGGGGAAACTGCATTATTCTATGCTCTCGATAGAAACCAAGTGAATATAGCAAGATTTCTAATTCAGAAGAAAGCTGATGTGAATGTTTCCAATATTCATGGACGTCACTTAATCCATCCTGCGATCAAAAACAATCAATATGATTTAATTAAACTCATGTTAGATCATGGATTAAAACCAAATTTTGATGGAAGTGGATCTACAACCCTAACTCTCACGGCAAATCTTAACCCCAACAATTTTAAATTCATCCGACTCTTTGTCGAGCAAGGTGTAAATATAAATGCATTGGATAAAAACCACTATTCAGCTCTGATGTATTTGACTATGATTGAAAATCCAAATTTAGAAATCATTTCTTACATGATGAACAAAAAAGCCGATGTCAATGTAAAAGACAGTTCAGGCAGATCCATCCTTCGTTTACTCATCGAAAAAAGATCTCAAAATTTAGCTTTAGTCAAGCTCCTATTAAAAAATGGCGCTGACATTGATTCCAAAGATAAAGAAGGACAATCAATTTTCGATTTTATCAATCAGTACTATGATGATCCCAATACCAATGAAATCGTTCTATCTCTAAAAAATTACAAAAAATAAAGTCGATAAAAGACACACAAATCGATCAATTCAAACAATATGAATTCGAAGAACAATCTAACTTTAAGTTGGTGGATTTAAGATCGTTACCTTTTTTATCCATTCGAGAACGAAAAATTTCTAAGTTCATTTTAAAGGCAAATCTTCTTAGGATCCACAAAAAATATTCTAGCTAAATAAAATGAATATGCTCTCTTTGGCTCGAGGTATTTCAAATGAAATTGATTTTTTCAAATATCAAATGGATCATGTTAATCTCTGGACTCATCACATGTTCAATGATTTTATCTGCATTACATCCCAATCTGGGTCTAACCTTGACTTTCGGAGAAACAATGGATGGAAATCTAGCAAACATCATCGTACGAAATTGGGGAGCACTCATTGCGATCGTAGGTGGAATGTTAGTGTATGGAGCGTATCATGAACAAAATCGTAATTTAGTTCTAGTTGTTGCTTCCATCAGTAAAAGTATCTTTATACTTTTAAATTTAGTTTATGGACAAGCTTATTTGGCAAAATCAAGTCCTGCGTTGGTTTTTGACTCTTTATTGGTGATTATCTTTGTTTCTTATTTAGCTTCTAAATCTTCAAAATAATCAATCACTTCACTCACGAAAAGTCTTTGCAAAAGGACCATGGATCATTGTGCTACACATTCAAAAATGAGCACATTGATCCCTTATTTTCGATTCATAGCTTGGTCC encodes the following:
- a CDS encoding ankyrin repeat domain-containing protein — its product is MVKLEWYHYILLSPVLVIDAVRKGYQSIGNQIDNFREFQSLPELHKAVIQSDLDKVKKIVSAGANLEAKDKNGETALFYALDRNQVNIARFLIQKKADVNVSNIHGRHLIHPAIKNNQYDLIKLMLDHGLKPNFDGSGSTTLTLTANLNPNNFKFIRLFVEQGVNINALDKNHYSALMYLTMIENPNLEIISYMMNKKADVNVKDSSGRSILRLLIEKRSQNLALVKLLLKNGADIDSKDKEGQSIFDFINQYYDDPNTNEIVLSLKNYKK